TACGAATACGACCGAAGTTGTGAGCCAGCGACTCGACGGATTTTTTCATGCGCTCTTGAGCGTCTTTCTTGATTTCGTTGATCATTGTTGGCCTTCCTCGATCAGGGTCCCTTCAGCGCCGCCATGTACGATGTTCAGCAGGGCGCCGGGCTTGTTCATGTTAAATACGCGCAACGGCATCTTGTGGTCGCGGCACAGGCAAATGGCCGTCAGATCCATCACGCCCAGCTTGCGATCCAGTACTTCATCATAAGTCAGATGATCGAACTTCTCGGCATGCGGGTCTTTGAATGGATCAGCCGTGTAAACGCCATCGACCTTGGTTGCCTTGAGCACGACGTCAGCGTCGATTTCGATTGCACGCAAACAGGCTGCCGAATCCGTGGTGAAGAACGGATTACCGGTACCGGCCGCGAAAATCACGACTTCCTTGGCGTTCAGGTGACGCATGGCTTTGCGGCGATCATAGTGATCGGTCACGCCAACCATGGAAATGGCCGACATCACGATGGCCGAGATATTGGCACGTTCCAGCGCATCGCGCATCGCCAGGGCGTTCATCACAGTGGCCAGCATGCCCATGTGGTCGCCAGTAACCCGATCCATGCCCGCCGCGCTGAGCGCCGCGCCGCGGAACAGGTTGCCACCACCGATCACCAGACCGACCTGAACACCGATGCCGACCAGTTGGCCAACTTCCAGAGCCATGCGATCCAGAACTTTGGGGTCGATCCCGAACTCTTCCGAGCCCATCAGGGCCTCGCCGCTAAGCTTGAGTAGAATGCGTTTATAGCGAGCCTGATAACCACTGCCCTGCTGAGCCATTGCGAATCTCTCCTGCGGCGTATTTTAAAAATTCTTTGCGAGCTGTTTACAGCTGGCGTTCACTCTAGCTTGGCACTGCTTCAGCGCCATCGGAACATGGCTTTGTAAGCCAGTTCCAAAAGGAAACCAATTAAAATTGGCAACCCCATCTGAAAAGAGGCTGCGCGCGTGAGCGGGCAGCCTCTTCAGGGCGACAGTTAAAAAACCGTCTTATTGCTTGGCGGCAGCCAGCTGGGCAGCAACTTCTTCAGCGAAGTTGTCGACCGGCTTCTCGATGCCTTCGCCTACTTTGAAGTAGGTAAAAGAAACGATTTCAGCACCGGCTTTCTTGGCCAGTTCGCCGACCTTGATTTCAGGGTTCTTGACGAACGCCTGCTCAACCAGGCTCGCTTCAGCCAGGAACTTGCTGATACGACCTTTGACCATGTTTTCAACGATGTTTTCTGGCTTGCCAGCGATCTTGTCAGCGTTGAGGGTCAGGAACACGCCTTTCTCGCGCTCGATCGCTTCAGCGGAAACTTCCGATGGCAGCAGGAATTCAGGGTTGGTGGCCGCTACGTGCATAGCGATGTCCTTGGCCAGCTCAACGTTGCCGCCCTTGAGAACAACCGCGACACCGATCTTGTTGCCGTGCAGGTAACCACCAACAACATCACCTTCAACGCGAGCCAGGCGACGGATGTTGACGTTTTCGCCAACCTTGCCGACCAGAACCAGGCGATCGGCTTCTTGAGCTTCGACCAGCGGAGCGACATCAGTCAGCTTGTCAGCGAATGCCTTTTCTACGCTGGAAGCAACAAATGCCTTGAAGTCGTCTTGCAGGGCCAGGAAGTCGGTCTGCGAGTTCACTTCCAGCAGAACGGCGGATTTACCGTCTTCTTTAAGAGCGATCGCGCCTTCAGCGGCAACGTTGCCAGCTTTTTTGGCAGCCTTGATGGCGCCCGAAGCACGCATGTCATCAATGGCTTTTTCGATGTCGCCGCCGGCCTTGGTCAAGGCCTTTTTGCAATCCATCATGCCTTCGCCGGTACGCTCGCGCAGTTCTTTGACCAACGCTGCAGTAATCTCTGCCATTTTCAAATTCCTCTTGGATAGGTTTTCAACCATTCCACCCGATCGAACGGGCGTTCAATTCTTCCCGAACCACCCTTGTTAGCCGCTGCACGTTACAGATGCTGTAGCTGCGCTGCTCACAAATGGTTTTCGAGGTGGCAAAAAGGGGGCCAAGCCCCCTTTTTGCTTACTGAGTCAACGCCAGGGCGTCAATTACTCAGCTGCAGCTGCCGGAGCTTCTTCAACGAACTGCTCGGTGCCGCCAGCAACGTGGTTGCGACCGCGGATTACAGCGTCAGCCATCGAACCCATGTACAGCTGGATAGCGCGGATTGCGTCATCGTTGCCTGGGATAATGTAGTCAACGCCTTCCGGGCTGCTGTTGGTATCGACTACGCCGATAACCGGGATGCCCAGCTTGTTGGCTTCGGTGATCGCGATGCGCTCGTGATCAACGTCGATAACGAACAGAGCGTCTGGCAGACCGCCCATGTCCTTGATACCACCCAGGGAACGATCCAGCTTCTCAAGATCGCGAGTGCGCATCAGCGCTTCTTTCTTGGTCAGCTTGGCGAAAGTACCGTCTTCGGCTTGTACTTCAAGGTCACGCAGACGCTTGATGGAAGCACGGATGGTTTTGAAGTTGGTCAGCATGCCGCCCAACCAGCGGTGATCGACGTACGGCGAACCGCAACGTGCTGCTTCTTCAGCAACGATCTTGCCAGCGGAACGCTTGGTGCCGACGAACAGAATCTTGTTTTTGCCCTGGGCCAGACGCTCTACGAAAGTCAGAGCTTCGTTGAACATTGGCAGGGTTTTTTCAAGGTTGATAATGTGAATCTTGTTACGCGCGCCGAAAATGTACTTACCCATTTTCGGGTTCCAGTAACGGGTCTGGTGACCGAAGTGCACACCGGCCTTCAGCATATCGCGCATGTTGACTTGGGACATGATAGTTCCTTAATAAGTCGGGTTTGGCCTCCACGTATCCCAATGACCAACCAGCAGCTTCAGCTGAAGGCACCCAGGTCATCGTGTCGACACGTGTGTGGATTTAAGCTTTTCAGGGTATCCCCGGAAAGCGGCGCATTTTATATCACAAGGCAGAAAAAAACGGAACCCGGATTCTGAAAACCTGGGGAATGCTTTTGGCCCCCGCCTTGGAATCCCCTCAGAATGCGCCATCCTATAGAGGGAAGCGATGCACAGAGGCTCAGATTTGCGCTGATCGTCTGATAGAATCGTGTTTTTCAGGGCCGCGACAATTGTTCGCGCAACGCCCATTTCGTTTTAGAAGGCGCCATTGAGCGCAGAGAGAGCCTGTATGACCGTCACCCTCAAAACCCCAGAGGACATCGCAAAAATGCGGATCGCCGGCAAATTGGCCGCCGACGTGCTGGAAATGATTGCTGATTATGTCAAACCGGGTGTCACCACCGAAGAGCTGGACCGCATCTGCCACGACTACATCGTCAATGAGCAGAAAGCCATCCCTGCCCCGCTCAACTACAAGGGCTTTCCGAAGTCAATCTGCACCTCGATCAACCACGTGGTCTGCCACGGCATCCCGAACGAGAAACCGTTAAAGGATGGTGACACGCTGAACATCGACGTCACTGTGATCAAGGACGGCTACCACGGCGACACCAGCCGCATGTTCCACGTCGGTTCCGTTCCGGTCTGGGCCGAGCGTCTGTCCCAGGTGACTCAGGAATGCATGTACAAGGCCATCGAACTGGTCAAACCCGGCTGCCGCCTGGGCGATATCGGTGAAGTGATCCAGAAGCACGCGGAAAAGAACGGCTTCTCGGTGGTTCGCGAGTTCTGCGGCCACGGCATCGGCAAGGTGTTCCACGAAGAACCGCAGATCCTGCACTACGGCCGCGCCGGCACCGGCATGGAACTGAAAGCCGGCATGACCTTCACCATCGAGCCGATGATCAACCAGGGCAAGGCCGACACCAAGGTGCTGGGCGATGGCTGGACCGCCATCACCAAGGATCGCAAGCTGTCGGCTCAGTGGGAACACACCCTGCTGGTGACCGAAACCGGCTACGAGATCTTCACCCTGCGCAGCGACGATACGATCCCGCGCGTTTCGGCCTGATCCCGCCCGCACCGTTCCCAGCCTTACAGAAAGGAAAGCCAATCGATGCCGCAGGTGGATCCCGAACTCTTCGACCGCGGCCAGTTCCAGGCTGAACTGGCCCTGAAAGCAAGCCCTATTGCTGCTTTCAAGAAGGCGATCCGTCAGGCCCGCGAAGTGCTCGACGAGCGGTTTCGCAGTGGCCGGGATATTCGCCGGCTGATCGAGGATCGCGCCTGGTTTATCGACAATATCCTGCAACAGGCCTGGGAACAGTTTAACTGGAGCGAAGACGCCGATATCGCCCTCGTGGCGGTCGGTGGCTACGGTCGCGGCGAGCTGCACCCCTATTCCGACATCGATCTGCTGATTTTGCTGGACAGCGCCGATCACGAAATTTTTCGGGATTCCATCGAACGCTTTCTGACGTTGCTGTGGGACATCGGCCTGGAAGTCGGCCAGAGCGTTCGTTCGGTGGACGAATGCGCCGTCGAGGCCCGTGCCGACCTGACGGTCGTCACCAATCTGATGGAAAGCCGCACCATTTGCGGCCCCGAGCGGTTGCGCCAGCGCATGCTGGATGTCACCAGCACCGCGCACATGTGGCCGAGCAAGGAATTCTTCCTGGCCAAACGCGCCGAGCAAAAGGCCCGTCACCACAAATACAATGACACTGAATACAACCTGGAACCCAACGTCAAAGGCTCGCCCGGTGGCCTTCGGGATATTCAGACGATTCTGTGGGTGGCCCGTCGTGAATACGGCACCCTGAACCTGCGGGCTCTGGCGGGCGAAGGTTTCCTGGTGGAGAGCGAAAACGCCCTGCTGGCCTCGTCCCAGGAGTTTCTGTGGAAGGTACGTTACGCCCTGCACATGCTCGCCGGCCGCTCCGAAGACCGCCTGCTGTTCGATCACCAGCGCTCGATTGCGGGATTGCTGGGTTTCGCAGGCAATGACGCCAAGCAAGCCATCGAAAACTTCATGCAGCAGTACTACCGGGTGGTCATGAGCATTGCCCAGCTCAGCGACCTGATCATCCAGCACTTCGAAGAAGTGATCCTGGCCCCCGAAGACGAAGCGCCACCACAACCGATCAACTCGCGGTTCCAGCTGCACGACGGCTACATCGAGGCGCGTAACGACAACGTGTTCCGCCGTACGCCATTCGCCATGCTCGAGATCTTTGTGCTGATGGCCCAGCAACCGGAGATCAAAGGCGTACGCGCCGATACCATCCGCCTGCTGCGGGAAAATCGTCATCTTATCGACGACGATTTTCGCAACGACATTCGTAATACCAGCCTGTTCATCGAGCTGTTCAAGTGCAAGATCGGCATCCACCGCAATCTGCGGCGGATGAACCGTTACGGCATCCTTGGGCGCTATCTGCCAGAGTTCGGCTTCATTGTCGGGCAGATGCAGCATGACCTGTTTCATATCTATACGGTCGATGCCCATACCCTGAATCTGATCAAGCACTTGCGTAAGCTGCAGTACACCCAGGTGTCGGAAAAATTCCCGTTGGCCAGCAAGCTCATGGCCAAACTGCCCAAACCCGAACTGATTTACCTGGCCGGCCTGTACCACGACATCGGCAAAGGCCGGCATGGCGATCATTCGGAAATCGGCGCCGTGGATGCCGAAGCCTTTTGCCAGCGCCACCAATTGCCGATCTGGGACAGCCGCCTGATCGTGTGGCTGGTGCAGAACCATCTGGTGATGTCGACCACGGCCCAGCGCAAGGACCTTTCCGACCCGCACGTGATCCACGATTTCGCGCAGACCGTCGGCGATGAAACCCGCCTCGATTATCTGTATGTGCTGACCGTTGCAGACATCAACGCAACCAACCCGACGCTGTGGAATTCCTGGCGCGCGAGCCTGTTGCGCCAGCTTTACACCGAGACCAAGCGCGCCTTGCGTCGCGGCCTGGAAAACCCGGTGGACCGCGAAGAGCAGATCCGCCAGACCCAGAGCGCGGCACTGGACATCCTGGTACGCGGCGGCAACGATCCGGACGATGTCGAGCAGCTCTGGGCGCAATTGGGTGATGACTATTTCCTGCGCCACACCGCTGGCGACGTGGCCTGGCACACCGACGCGATCCTGCAGCAGCCGGCCGACGGCGGCCCGCTGGTACTGATCAAGGAAACCACCCAGCGCGAGTTCGAGGGCGGTACGCAGATCTTCATCTATGCACCGGATCAACACGACTTCTTCGCCGTGACCGTGGCGGCGATGGACCAGCTCAATCTGAACATTCACGACGCCCGGGTCATCACTTCCAGCAGCCAGTTCACCCTCGACACCTATATCGTGCTCGACACCGATGGCGACTCGATCGGCGACAACCCGGCACGGGTCAAGCAGATCCGCGAAGGCCTGACCGAAGCCCTGCGCAATCCGGACAACTACCCGACCATCATCCAGCGTCGGGTACCGCGCCAGCTCAAGCATTTCGCGTTTGCGCCACAGGTGACGATCCACAACGACGCCCAGCGTCCGGTGACGGTGCTGGAGCTCAGTGCGCCCGACCGCCCTGGGCTGCTGGCACGGATCGGGACGATTTTCCTAGAGTTCGATCTGTCGCTGCAAAACGCCAAGATCGCCACCTTGGGCGAGCGCGTGGAAGACGTGTTCTTCATCACCGACGCGAACAATCAGCCGCTATCCGACCCGTTGCTGTGCAGCCGTTTGCAGGATGCAATCGTCGAACAGCTGAGCGTCAGCCAGGAACCCGATATCAAACTTTCGCGCATTAGTATCTGAATTTACAAACTTCCCCCTGTGGGAGCGAGCCTATGTGGGAGCTGGCTTGCCTGCGATAGCATCACCTCGGTGCATCTGACGCACCGAGGCGCCTGAATCGCGGGCAAGCCCGGCTCCCACACAAAGCCCGCCTCCACATTAAAAGAGGCCCCCATGAACAACGCTCTGAACCAGTTGCAGCCCTACCCGTTCGAAAAGCTCCGCGCCCTGCTCGGCAGCGTCACGCCAAACCCGGACAAACGCGCCATTGCGCTGTCCATCGGCGAGCCGAAACACCGTTCGCCGAGCTTCGTCGCCGAAGCGCTGGCGAGCAATCTGGATCAGATGGCCGTATATCCGACCACGCTCGGCATTCCGGCCCTGCGTGAAGCCATTGCCGCCTGGTGCGAACGTCGCTTCAGCGTCCCGAACGACTGGCTCGACCCGGCGCGCAACGTACTGCCGGTCAACGGCACCCGTGAAGCGCTGTTCGCCTTCACCCAGACCGTGGTCAACCGTGGCGACGATGCCTTGGTAGTCAGCCCGAACCCGTTCTATCAGATCTATGAAGGCGCCGCGTTCCTGGCCGGGGCCAAGCCGCATTACCTGCCATGCCTGGATGAAAACGGCTTCAACCCGGATTTCGACGCCGTTTCGCCAGACATCTGGAAGCGCTGCCAAATCCTGTTCCTGTGCTCGCCGGGCAATCCGACCGGCGCGTTGATTCCGGTCGACACCCTGAAGAAGCTGATCGCCCTGGCCGACGAATACGACTTCGTGATCGCCGCCGACGAATGCTATAGCGAACTGTACTTCGACGAACAAACCCCACCGCCGGGCCTGCTCAGCGCCTGCGTGGAACTGGGCCGCAAGGACTTCAAGCGTTGCGTGGTGTTCCACAGCCTGTCCAAGCGCTCCAACCTGCCGGGCCTGCGTTCGGGCTTTGTGGCCGGTGATGCCGACATCCTCAAGGGCTTCCTGCTCTATCGCACCTACCACGGCTGCGCGATGCCGGTTCAGACCCAACTGGCCAGCGTTGCTGCATGGAATGATGAAGTGCATGTGCGCGCCAACCGCGCGCTGTACCGCGAGAAATACGATGCGGTGCTGGAGATTCTCAGCCCGGTGATGGATGTGCAGCGCCCGGATGGCGGTTTCTATCTGTGGCCGAACGTGCAAGGCGACGACGCGGCATTCTGCCGGGATCTGTTTGCCGAGGAACACGTGACCGTGGTGCCGGGCTCTTACCTGTCCCGTGAAGCGGATGGCGTCAACCCGGGCGCCGGGCGTGTACGGATGGCGCTGGTTGCACCGCTGGCGGAGTGCGTGGAAGCCGCCGAACGAATTCGTAACTTCGTACAGCGCCGCAAATAACCTCGCGCCGGCATAAACTCCAGGCGCTGCGCCCGCAGCGCCTTCAAACACAAATGCCGCTCCGGCAAATCCCCGAACGTTTGTGCTTAGGCCGGCCATTGAAGTGCCACATTCGCCGCTTAGAATGCAGGCCGACTGCTGCACCTAGGCTGCATGGAACAGCCCATGGCCAAGTCAAAAAGACAAACCCGACCACAGCCGACGCGAAACCGTCCGGTCATGGCATAATCCGTCACCTTTTATTTTCAGTACCAGCAAAGGGGGCAATTCCTTGACCGTTTCAAGCAAA
This genomic stretch from Pseudomonas wuhanensis harbors:
- the map gene encoding type I methionyl aminopeptidase, which gives rise to MTVTLKTPEDIAKMRIAGKLAADVLEMIADYVKPGVTTEELDRICHDYIVNEQKAIPAPLNYKGFPKSICTSINHVVCHGIPNEKPLKDGDTLNIDVTVIKDGYHGDTSRMFHVGSVPVWAERLSQVTQECMYKAIELVKPGCRLGDIGEVIQKHAEKNGFSVVREFCGHGIGKVFHEEPQILHYGRAGTGMELKAGMTFTIEPMINQGKADTKVLGDGWTAITKDRKLSAQWEHTLLVTETGYEIFTLRSDDTIPRVSA
- the dapC gene encoding succinyldiaminopimelate transaminase, which encodes MNNALNQLQPYPFEKLRALLGSVTPNPDKRAIALSIGEPKHRSPSFVAEALASNLDQMAVYPTTLGIPALREAIAAWCERRFSVPNDWLDPARNVLPVNGTREALFAFTQTVVNRGDDALVVSPNPFYQIYEGAAFLAGAKPHYLPCLDENGFNPDFDAVSPDIWKRCQILFLCSPGNPTGALIPVDTLKKLIALADEYDFVIAADECYSELYFDEQTPPPGLLSACVELGRKDFKRCVVFHSLSKRSNLPGLRSGFVAGDADILKGFLLYRTYHGCAMPVQTQLASVAAWNDEVHVRANRALYREKYDAVLEILSPVMDVQRPDGGFYLWPNVQGDDAAFCRDLFAEEHVTVVPGSYLSREADGVNPGAGRVRMALVAPLAECVEAAERIRNFVQRRK
- the pyrH gene encoding UMP kinase; the encoded protein is MAQQGSGYQARYKRILLKLSGEALMGSEEFGIDPKVLDRMALEVGQLVGIGVQVGLVIGGGNLFRGAALSAAGMDRVTGDHMGMLATVMNALAMRDALERANISAIVMSAISMVGVTDHYDRRKAMRHLNAKEVVIFAAGTGNPFFTTDSAACLRAIEIDADVVLKATKVDGVYTADPFKDPHAEKFDHLTYDEVLDRKLGVMDLTAICLCRDHKMPLRVFNMNKPGALLNIVHGGAEGTLIEEGQQ
- the rpsB gene encoding 30S ribosomal protein S2, translating into MSQVNMRDMLKAGVHFGHQTRYWNPKMGKYIFGARNKIHIINLEKTLPMFNEALTFVERLAQGKNKILFVGTKRSAGKIVAEEAARCGSPYVDHRWLGGMLTNFKTIRASIKRLRDLEVQAEDGTFAKLTKKEALMRTRDLEKLDRSLGGIKDMGGLPDALFVIDVDHERIAITEANKLGIPVIGVVDTNSSPEGVDYIIPGNDDAIRAIQLYMGSMADAVIRGRNHVAGGTEQFVEEAPAAAAE
- a CDS encoding [protein-PII] uridylyltransferase — its product is MPQVDPELFDRGQFQAELALKASPIAAFKKAIRQAREVLDERFRSGRDIRRLIEDRAWFIDNILQQAWEQFNWSEDADIALVAVGGYGRGELHPYSDIDLLILLDSADHEIFRDSIERFLTLLWDIGLEVGQSVRSVDECAVEARADLTVVTNLMESRTICGPERLRQRMLDVTSTAHMWPSKEFFLAKRAEQKARHHKYNDTEYNLEPNVKGSPGGLRDIQTILWVARREYGTLNLRALAGEGFLVESENALLASSQEFLWKVRYALHMLAGRSEDRLLFDHQRSIAGLLGFAGNDAKQAIENFMQQYYRVVMSIAQLSDLIIQHFEEVILAPEDEAPPQPINSRFQLHDGYIEARNDNVFRRTPFAMLEIFVLMAQQPEIKGVRADTIRLLRENRHLIDDDFRNDIRNTSLFIELFKCKIGIHRNLRRMNRYGILGRYLPEFGFIVGQMQHDLFHIYTVDAHTLNLIKHLRKLQYTQVSEKFPLASKLMAKLPKPELIYLAGLYHDIGKGRHGDHSEIGAVDAEAFCQRHQLPIWDSRLIVWLVQNHLVMSTTAQRKDLSDPHVIHDFAQTVGDETRLDYLYVLTVADINATNPTLWNSWRASLLRQLYTETKRALRRGLENPVDREEQIRQTQSAALDILVRGGNDPDDVEQLWAQLGDDYFLRHTAGDVAWHTDAILQQPADGGPLVLIKETTQREFEGGTQIFIYAPDQHDFFAVTVAAMDQLNLNIHDARVITSSSQFTLDTYIVLDTDGDSIGDNPARVKQIREGLTEALRNPDNYPTIIQRRVPRQLKHFAFAPQVTIHNDAQRPVTVLELSAPDRPGLLARIGTIFLEFDLSLQNAKIATLGERVEDVFFITDANNQPLSDPLLCSRLQDAIVEQLSVSQEPDIKLSRISI
- the tsf gene encoding translation elongation factor Ts, producing MAEITAALVKELRERTGEGMMDCKKALTKAGGDIEKAIDDMRASGAIKAAKKAGNVAAEGAIALKEDGKSAVLLEVNSQTDFLALQDDFKAFVASSVEKAFADKLTDVAPLVEAQEADRLVLVGKVGENVNIRRLARVEGDVVGGYLHGNKIGVAVVLKGGNVELAKDIAMHVAATNPEFLLPSEVSAEAIEREKGVFLTLNADKIAGKPENIVENMVKGRISKFLAEASLVEQAFVKNPEIKVGELAKKAGAEIVSFTYFKVGEGIEKPVDNFAEEVAAQLAAAKQ